AGATGATTTCTTTGAGCGGCGCCCGTCGGAATGACTACTTAGTAAGGGAGAAACTGAATATTAAATAGCGGAGTAGCCCGTAATCAGCAAGCGTTAAAACATGCTGATTACGGGCTGTTTCTTGTTTCATTTATGCCAAGCTGAAACTATGCGCGTCGTCATTATTGGGCCTGCGTATCCGTTACGGGGTGGACTAGCCACCTACAATGAGCGGTTAGCGCGGGCTTTCCGCGACGCCGGTGACGATGTGCGGCTCGTAACATTTAGCTTACAATATCCTAGCTTTCTATTTCCGGGGCAAACCCAGTTTAGTACCGAAAAAGCCCCCCACGACTTACAAATTGAGGTTAGTATTAATTCGGTGAGTCCGGTATCGTGGTGGCGCGTAGGGAATCGGTTGCGTCGCGAAAAGCCGGATTTGGTTGTTTTCCGCTTTTGGCTGCCGTTTATGGGCCCGGCGTTGGGCACCATTGCCCGCCTTATTGCCCGCAATCGCCACACGCGTGTAGTCGCCATCACCGACAATGTAATTCCGCACGAAAAACGCCCCGGCGACCGGCCCCTGACGCGCTATTTCCTGTCGGCTTGTCATGGGTTCGTGACGATGTCGCGCTCCGTGCTGGCTGATCTGCGCCGCTTGCATTTCAACCAGCCCGCTCGCTACCAGCCACACCCGCTTTACGATAATTTCGGCCCTTTAAAGCCCAAAAAGCAAGCTCTGCAGGCGCTAAATCTTAGCCCGGATTTTCAATACATTCTGTTTTTTGGCTTCATTCGAGCTTATAAAGGCTTGGATCTTTTGCTTGAAGCCTTCGCTGATACGCGACTTAGCGCCTTGCCAGTTAAGCTTCTTATTGCCGGCGAATTTTATGAGCCTGCTGCACCTTACGATGCTTTGATTCAGCAGTATAAATTGGAAGAACGGTTGGTGCGGGCCACCGACTTTATTCCCAATGAGCGCGTCGCTGACTACTTCTGCGCCGCCGATCTGGTCGTTCAACCGTACAAAAACGCGACTCAAAGCGGCGTATCACAGATCGCCTATCACTTTGAGCGCCCTATGCTGGTCACTGATGTTGGCGGCTTATCGGAGCTGATACCCGACGGCGAGGTGGGCTACGTTACCAAAGCACAGCCAAAAGCTATTGCCGACGCATTGGTTGATTTTTATCAAAATAAGCGGGAGCAGCAGTTTACGGCAGGGGTGCGAGAGCAAAAAAAACAGTTTTCCTGGAGTGAGATTGTAACAGCGCTCAAAGCCGTGGCAAACTAACTTTGTAGGATCGAAGTGGGCAATGAAGCCTGCACGGCTGCAAAAACCTTAGCGGGGGGCAAATCTTCCATACAGCTCGTCCCTACCTTACAGGTACCACGGTAAAAGCAAACACACTGCCGGTCAGGCTGCACGATCTGACCGCGGCCGTACAGATCGAATTCATGGGGATTGAAGATATTGTTCATCAGCACGGTTGGCTTGCCAAGCGCAATGCTAATGTGCATGGCCATCGTAACCTGAGTCACAACCAGATCCATCTGCTGCATCATGTTGATAAACTGCTCCAACGGAAACGTGCCCAGATAAGCAGCTCCGGTAGCTAGGCGCAGGCGCTGGTTACGTTCGTCTTCCGCAGTACCACCAAGTAGCACGGGCGTATAGCCAGCTTGTTGAAGTTGAGTGATTAGCTCTATCCAGTGCGTGTCGGACCATAAGCGGGTGGTCCAACGGTCGCCACAGCCAGTATTAAGACCAATGCGCGGGCGGCTCGTCGGTAAGGCGTCCCATTGGTATCCTTTATCGTCGTGGTTATCGAAAACGTACTCCTCGCCCCGAAACTCGTAGCCACACAGCTCAAAGATCTCCTGCACATACGGCTTCTGATTTTCTAAGCTCAACTCATCAAATACACCCGTAAGGAACTTGTGATTAGCCAAGGTATTGCCAGGCCATGGTATGCCATTCGGGAGCAGTGTATAACCAAACTTCTGCACCGCCCGAATAGTATCGTGCAGGGCGCAGGCTTCTTTGTCTTTATCTAAGTTGAATAGCAGCTCAAACTCGCGGGCCTGCAAGTGCAACACCGTGGCTAAGTCCAGCTTCAGAATCTCATCTACGGCGCTGGGGGGCAAAATAGCGGGCGTATGCGTGAGCCAAGTGATTTTAGCCGCCGGATATTCCTGACGAAGCCGGCGCAGCAGGGGGGTAGTCCGAATTACGTCGCCAATGGCACCGAGCTTAATGATGAGAATCCGTTGCTGCGTAGGTGCATATACTGGGCAGCCGGCGCATTGGTAGCCATGCTCTTTATTAGGCTGGCAAGGAACGTCACCGCGGAAATGGCGGCAGTCAGGGTGGACGAGGATGCCGTTGAGTTCGGGCATTGAGGGCTGGAATTATCTTTTGTTTAATCTGCAAGCTGGCGGATGGAGTTGTCACTCTAAGTACATTCGCCGGCAATCAACGGCTGTTAAATACCCACATAATTCATGGGAGAAATGGCTCGCAGCTCAGCCTTCACTTCTTCGCTTACCGTCAGGGTATCGATGAACTCCCGAATTGTTTGCTCAGTAATCGGGCCGTGGGTGCGAGTGAGCGCCTTGAGCGCGTTGTAAGGATCGGGGTAATTCTCGCGGCGCAAAATGGTTTGGATGGCCTCCGCTACCACGGGCCAGTTAGCGTCAAGGTCGCGGCGGAGGGCTTGTTCATCGAGGGCTAACTTGCTTAAGCCACGTTGTAAAGAGTTCAACGCCAATAGTGTGTGGCCAAGTGGCACGCCCAGATTACGCAGTACTGTGGAGTCGGTGAGGTCGCGCTGAAGGCGGGAGATAGGCAGCTTGGCAGCCAAATGCTCCAGCAAAGCGTTGGCTACTCCCAAGTTACCTTCTGCATTCTCAAAATCAATAGGGTTGACCTTGTGCGGCATAGCCGACGAGCCCACTTCGCCGGCCTTGATGGTCTGACGGAAATACCCCAGCGAAATGTATTGCCACACGTCGCGGGCGAAGTCAATCAGAATGGTATTCAGCCTCTTTAAGCCGTCGCAGGTAGCAGCCAAGTGGTCGTAATGCTCAATCTGAGTGGTCGGGTGGCTTCGATGCAAGCCTAAGGTGTTATTTACAAATTGGTTAGCAAACTCCTTCCAATCTACCAAGGGGTAGGCGACATGATGCGCATTAAAGTTGCCAGTGGCTCCTCCGAACTTAGCGCCGAACGGGACCTGAGCTAGCAGCTCCAACTGTGCTGCTAGCCGAGCAGCGAATACCTCTATTTCTTTACCCAGGCGGGTTGGGGAAGCCGGCTGCCCATGCGTGCGGGCAAGCATCGGAATTGCCCCCAGGTTTGGGAAAATGCCTGCAAATGCTGTTGCAAGCCAACATATTGTGGCAATATTATTTCCGTCAGTGCCTCGCGCAAGCTGAGAGGAATAGCCGTGTTATTGATGTCTTGAGAAGTGAGGCCAAAATGAATAAACTCCAGATAATCGCCTAACCCTAGTGAGGAGAACTGGTCGCGCAGGAAATACTCAACAG
The window above is part of the Hymenobacter radiodurans genome. Proteins encoded here:
- a CDS encoding glycosyltransferase; translated protein: MRVVIIGPAYPLRGGLATYNERLARAFRDAGDDVRLVTFSLQYPSFLFPGQTQFSTEKAPHDLQIEVSINSVSPVSWWRVGNRLRREKPDLVVFRFWLPFMGPALGTIARLIARNRHTRVVAITDNVIPHEKRPGDRPLTRYFLSACHGFVTMSRSVLADLRRLHFNQPARYQPHPLYDNFGPLKPKKQALQALNLSPDFQYILFFGFIRAYKGLDLLLEAFADTRLSALPVKLLIAGEFYEPAAPYDALIQQYKLEERLVRATDFIPNERVADYFCAADLVVQPYKNATQSGVSQIAYHFERPMLVTDVGGLSELIPDGEVGYVTKAQPKAIADALVDFYQNKREQQFTAGVREQKKQFSWSEIVTALKAVAN
- a CDS encoding glycosyltransferase family 9 protein, giving the protein MPELNGILVHPDCRHFRGDVPCQPNKEHGYQCAGCPVYAPTQQRILIIKLGAIGDVIRTTPLLRRLRQEYPAAKITWLTHTPAILPPSAVDEILKLDLATVLHLQAREFELLFNLDKDKEACALHDTIRAVQKFGYTLLPNGIPWPGNTLANHKFLTGVFDELSLENQKPYVQEIFELCGYEFRGEEYVFDNHDDKGYQWDALPTSRPRIGLNTGCGDRWTTRLWSDTHWIELITQLQQAGYTPVLLGGTAEDERNQRLRLATGAAYLGTFPLEQFINMMQQMDLVVTQVTMAMHISIALGKPTVLMNNIFNPHEFDLYGRGQIVQPDRQCVCFYRGTCKVGTSCMEDLPPAKVFAAVQASLPTSILQS